A section of the Salmo trutta chromosome 4, fSalTru1.1, whole genome shotgun sequence genome encodes:
- the LOC115191587 gene encoding teneurin-3-like produces MDVKERRPYCSLTKSRRDKERRYTGSSGDSEECGSSGPGPRVPTQKSYSSSETLKAFDHQDSSRLLYSSRVKEMVHREQDEYTRQGQNFNLRQLGICEPSTRRGLAFCAEMGLPHRGYSVGAGSDVDPENEGVMSPERAMRLWGRGVKSGGRNSCLSSRSNSALTLTDTEHENKSDSDNAKKDLAKLQLSENRAARPARNCTYRTDVNNMQASRSWFRVDE; encoded by the exons ATGGACGTGAAGGAACGCAGGCCCTACTGCTCGCTGACCAAGAGCAGGCGCGACAAGGAGCGGCGCTACACGGGCTCGTCCGGCGACAGCGAGGAGTGCGGCAGCAGCGGCCCGGGACCGAGGGTACCCACCCAGAAGTCGTACAGCTCCAGCGAGACGCTCAAGGCCTTCGACCACCAGGACTCCTCCAGACTATTGTACAGCAGCAGAGTGAAGGAGATGGTGCACCGTGAACAGGACGAGTACACCCGACAAG ggcAGAACTTCAACCTGAGACAACTGGGGATCTGCGAGCCGTCCACGCGCCGCGGCCTGGCCTTCTGCGCCGAGATGGGCCTCCCCCACCGCGGCTACTCGGTCGGCGCCGGCTCCGACGTGGACCCCGAGAACGAGGGCGTGATGTCACCGGAGCGCGCTATGCGGCTGTGGGGCCGCGGGGTGAAGTCGGGCGGCCGGAACTCGTGCCTGTCCAGCCGGTCCAACTCGGCCCTGACCCTCACCGACACAGAGCACGAAAACAAGTCTGACAGCGATAATG caaagaaagacctagcaaagctgcagctgtcTGAAAACAGAGCAGCACGCCCTGCCCGTAACTGCACATACAGAACGGACGTCAACAACATGCAGGCCAGTCGTTCCTGGTTCAGGGTTGACGAGTGA